Proteins encoded by one window of Yamadazyma tenuis chromosome 2, complete sequence:
- a CDS encoding uncharacterized protein (COG:S; EggNog:ENOG503PVQM) produces MLPSRILMNAAKKSNKPPVPVEMYPLFFAVGIAVSSACYFTYRHFAHDKHLRLWKNADLSALDDVLNEQVKKEALEKEVKQE; encoded by the coding sequence ATGCTTCCTTCCAGAATATTAATGAACGCggccaaaaagtccaacaaGCCTCCGGTGCCTGTGGAAATGTACCCACTTTTCTTTGCCGTGGGTATTGCTGTGTCTTCGGCCTGCTACTTCACCTATAGGCACTTTGCTCACGACAAGCACTTGAGGTTGTGGAAGAATGCTGACTTGTCGGCCTTGGACGACGTTCTTAACGAGCAGGTAAAAAAAGAGGCTCTTGAAAAGGAGGTCAAACAAGAGTAG
- a CDS encoding uncharacterized protein (EggNog:ENOG503NWNA; COG:K), with the protein MISMRPVTGVRRATARMTPTTWWRLTRAVHSTAPTWAGHSKWQNIRHDKAKNDAKKSREAYAIASRIETSVKQGGVEGNAQLATLMEKAKKLNVTKKIVENAVKRGNGETIGDEKPMSAVTYEFMGPGGVAMVVEATTDNKTRTVGLVRHALSKFNASLSPCLYMFERKGRVVFAPRDGDETLDDLLEVAIDVGAEDVEEFVDHDQEYNGERLFQVITDPSQVGDISNQLSQKGYQLKDTNVEYVSGEENEVEFPADEKAFNKALEMLDEIPEITEYYTNIRDSPDA; encoded by the coding sequence atgaTTCTGATGAGACCAGTCACAGGCGTACGTAGGGCGACCGCCAGAATGACCCCCACAACATGGTGGCGGCTCACACGAGCCGTCCACAGCACCGCCCCCACATGGGCCGGACACTCGAAGTGGCAGAACATCCGCCACGACAAGGCCAAGAACGACGCCAAAAAGTCCCGCGAAGCATACGCCATTGCCAGTCGCATAGAGACCAGTGTCAAACAAGGCGGAGTAGAGGGCAACGCCCAGCTCGCGACGTTGATGgagaaggccaagaagttgaacgtGACGAAAAAAATCGTGGAAAATGCCGTTAAAAGAGGTAACGGGGAGACTATTGGTGACGAAAAGCCCATGAGTGCGGTGACATACGAGTTCATGGGACCTGGTGGGGTGGcgatggtggtggaggcCACCACCGACAACAAGACACGCACGGTGGGACTCGTGCGACACGCattgtccaagttcaatgcCTCTTTGAGTCCATGTTTATACATGTTTGAGCGGAAGGGACGGGTGGTGTTTGCGCCACGGGACGGGGACGAAACGTTGGACGACttgttggaggtggcaATCGATGTGGGGGCCGAGGACGTCGAGGAGTTTGTGGACCATGACCAGGAGTACAACGGGGAGAGGTTATTTCAGGTGATTACAGACCCGAGCCAGGTGGGCGACATTTCCAACCAATTGTCGCAGAAAGGGTACCAGTTGAAGGACACAAACGTGGAGTATGTGTCGGGAGAAGAGAATGAGGTTGAGTTTCCGGCTGACGAGAAGGCCTTCAACAAGGCATTGGAGATGCTTGATGAGATTCCTGAGATCACCGAGTATTACACCAACATCCGGGACAGTCCAGATGCCTAG
- the VMA7 gene encoding H(+)-transporting V1 sector ATPase subunit F (BUSCO:EOG09265FI4; COG:C; EggNog:ENOG503P3TN), which translates to MSAVSDAMSKRSLLAAIADEDSITGLLLAGVGQVSGEDGKETNFLTVTPGKTSVEEIEEAFETFTTVRKDIAILLINQHLADLIRHRVDSYTNAFPAILEIPSKDHPYDPEKDSILKKVRRLFGE; encoded by the coding sequence ATGAGTGCAGTTAGCGATGCGATGTCGAAACGCTCGTTGTTGGCGGCCATTGCCGATGAAGACTCCATCACCGGCTTATTGTTGGCGGGCGTGGGCCAGGTCTCCGGCGAGGATGGCAAGgaaaccaacttcttgacgGTGACCCCCGGCAAGACGTCGGTCgaggaaattgaagaagcatttGAAACCTTCACCACCGTGAGAAAGGATATTGCCATTTTATTGATCAACCAGCACTTGGCAGACTTGATAAGACATAGGGTTGATTCGTATACCAATGCATTTCCTGCCATTCTTGAgattccttcaaaagacCATCCTTATGATCCTGAGAAAGACTCGATTCTTAAGAAGGTTAGACGGTTATTTGGTGAGTAG
- the CHS5 gene encoding Chitin synthase, class 5 (BUSCO:EOG092612CC; EggNog:ENOG503Q3KZ; COG:L), translating to MVEVSLTVGKLDASLALLLTKDHHLIEFPTILLPTGVKAGSIVSIKCEQDSQTEKEEAKQFKAIQDEILNTFGKNLPKSPVLRIKNVTQTSCVLEWEQLDLGTATLKNLFLFKDGKKVGAIPQPLTNRTTKLSGLPIDKTFEFQLRLDTTAGVYVSEVLEVTTHKMTDLTGITVCLGDISANEQFTVEDIEKTLETIGARVPAQTKISVDTTHFICTRENKQNSEYTKAGEMNIPIIRPEWLKACEREKRIVGVRDYYVKDCSLPDIFARNFWNKETKDGLVEKQHDPLPEPPKEVEETNEDGLREPTIKVTEPTPEKEVEEEEVSVPETEAVPETKAVPETNAVPETDAVPDTEAVPDTEAVPDTEAVPDTEAVTDKETVLEEVPETIAETVAEHPETEKEAPEVVKELVEEPKEPVEEPKEPIEHPVATPEAAEVSVSQPVKVTVEETPDTPEVAAPETPELPQEAPEIAPDTDDTDDIAPNDASPPTASPSKKPKKKKNKKKKN from the coding sequence ATGGTAGAGGTCTCGTTAACAGTAGGCAAATTGGATGCCTCATTGGcgttgttgttgaccaaagacCATCATCTTATTGAGTTCCCCACAATTCTTTTGCCCACAGGCGTCAAGGCCGGCTCCATTGTCAGCATCAAATGTGAGCAAGATTCTCAAACAGAAAAAGAGGAGGCTAAGCAGTTCAAAGCCATACAAGATGAAATCCTTAATACTTTCGGTAAAAACTTACCCAAAAGTCCCGTGTTACGGATCAAGAACGTCACCCAGACGTCGTGTGTGTTGGAGTGGGAACAATTGGACTTGGGAACCGCTaccttgaagaacttgtttctcttcaagGACGGCAAGAAGGTGGGTGCCATTCCCCAACCGTTGACCAATAgaaccaccaagttgtcgGGATTGCCCATCGACAAAACGTTTGAGTTTCAGTTGCGCTTGGACACCACGGCCGGGGTCTACGTGTCTGAAGTGTTGGAAGTTACCACTCACAAGATGACCGATTTAACAGGTATCACTGTTTGTTTGGGGGATATAAGTGCCAATGAGCAGTTTACAGTGGAAGATATCGAAAAGACGTTGGAGACCATTGGTGCCCGTGTGCCGGCGCAGACTAAAATCAGTGTTGATACCACCCATTTTATTTGTACCAGAGAGAACAAACAGAATTCTGAGTATACCAAGGCGGGTGAGATGAATATTCCTATTATCAGGCCCGAGTGGTTGAAGGCGTGTGAGCGGGAAAAGAGAATCGTGGGAGTCAGAGATTACTATGTTAAGGATTGTTCATTGCCGGATATTTTTGCAAGGAATTTCTGGAATAAGGAGACGAAGGATGGCTTGGTGGAGAAACAGCATGACCCATTACCGGAGCCTCCAAAGGaggttgaagaaaccaatgAGGATGGGTTGAGAGAGCCAACCATAAAGGTGACGGAGCCCACACCGGAGAAGGAGgtggaagaggaggaagtTTCTGTGCCCGAGACGGAAGCTGTACCTGAGACGAAAGCTGTACCTGAGACGAACGCTGTGCCCGAGACGGACGCTGTGCCTGATACTGAAGCTGTACCTGATACTGAAGCTGTACCTGATACTGAAGCTGTGCCTGATACTGAAGCTGTGACTGATAAAGAAACTGTGCTTGAAGAGGTGCCTGAAACTATTGCCGAGACCGTCGCAGAACACCCAGAAACCGAAAAAGAGGCTCCAGAGGTTGTCAAAGAGCTCGTTGAAGAGCCCAAAGAGCCCGTTGAAGAACCTAAAGAGCCGATCGAACATCCAGTCGCAACGccagaagcagctgaaGTTTCTGTCTCCCAGCCAGTTAAAGTTACAGTCGAAGAAACTCCAGACACTCCCGAAGTGGCAGCCCCCGAAACTCCCGAATTACCCCAGGAAGCCCCCGAAATAGCTCCCGATACCGACGACACCGACGACATCGCCCCCAATGATGCATCCCCCCCCACTGCTTCTCCCTCAAAAAAGcccaaaaagaagaagaacaaaaagaagaaaaactAA
- the DEP1 gene encoding Transcriptional regulatory protein (COG:S; EggNog:ENOG503Q3P2) produces MPTEEQVVTSKIASSPPPAVAAVIVSTATTSSPAPVPSSPSVTPVSTNPSEATHKSNKEYESSELSDLGDDQSEAETDKMDFLDEENSNSETVSDLNALSKLTEMARLREIDSDDDDDQVRAKRGVEEENGPEARAASKRIHLQEEEDVHEADEEDEAELEDAEEPEEPEEVEAEVPKSEADVPEETAEAGKTEEHEEHEEHEEHEEHEELEELEEDEREDSDVDFLNEQRVLAVQDLVDIETSFAEIRDKLYHDKLKLLEHELQLCLEGSHPELAKIYYKINGFYQDSIRLANHTLNYRLRCINNETVATRTAIHQDFLKQVVDHKNDMISETTSRWYKINKERNQMDQLAPDFAYNAVPEPAHHIKVEEDVSRRASLINGYVNGQNNGANGHHESSPEYISLSKKEIKHTKLLELVQHRNDFNQELGIINGLVQLHGIPSAIDLSPDGKWSHELLLKRASDDEIHDDLQAMGIPI; encoded by the coding sequence ATGCCAACAGAGGAACAAGTAGTCACCAGCAAAATTGCCTCGTCGCCGCCGCCAGCTGTCGCCGCCGTGATAGTCTCCACCGCCACCACGTCCCTGCCGGCGCCGGTGCCGCTGTCCCCATCCGTTACCCCAGTATCCACCAATCCCTCGGAGGCCACCCACAAATCCAATAAAGAGTACGAGAGTTCCGAGCTCAGCGACTTGGGCGACGATCAGTCGGAGGCTGAGACTGATAAAATGGACTTTTTGGACGAGGAGAACTCCAATTCCGAAACGGTGCTGGACTTGAATGCGTTGCTGAAGTTGACGGAGATGGCCCGTTTGCGGGAGATCGATTCggacgacgacgacgaccAGGTCCGAGCCAAGCGGGGTGTcgaggaagaaaatggcCCTGAGGCCCGGGCGGCCTCCAAGCGGATCCATTTACAGGAGGAGGAAGATGTGCACGAGGccgatgaagaagatgaggcCGAACTCGAAGACGCAGAAGAGCCCGAAGAGCCCGAAGAGGTGGAGGCAGAAGTGCCAAAACTGGAAGCCGATGTTCCTGAAGAGACGGCCGAAGCGGGCAAAACCGAAGAACACGAAGAACACGAAGAACACGAAGAACACGAAGAACACgaagaactagaagaactagaagaagacgagCGCGAGGACTCTGATGTCGACTTTCTCAACGAGCAACGGGTACTTGCGGTCCAGGACCTCGTGGACATCGAAACGTCCTTCGCAGAAATCAGAGACAAATTGTACCACgacaaactcaaacttctAGAGCATGAACTACAGCTTTGTTTGGAGGGATCGCACCCtgaattggccaaaataTACTACAAGATCAACGGGTTTTACCAAGATAGTATCCGACTCGCCAACCACACGTTGAACTACCGGCTTCGGTGTATCAACAATGAGACGGTGGCCACCCGTACAGCGATCCACCAGgactttttgaagcaaGTGGTGGATCATAAAAACGATATGATTCTGGAAACAACCTCGCGGTGGTataaaatcaacaaggaaCGCAACCAGATGGACCAGCTCGCCCCCGACTTTGCTTACAACGCGGTGCCCGAACCAGCACATCACAtcaaggtggaagaagacgtTTCACGTCGGGCCAGCCTTATTAATGGATATGTCAACGGACAGAATAACGGGGCCAATGGCCATCACGAGCTGCTGCCCGAGTACATTCTGTTATCGAAGAAGGAGATCAAGCACACAAAGCTCCTTGAGTTGGTACAACACCGCAATGACTTTAATCAAGAATTGGGGATCATCAACGGGTTGGTGCAATTGCATGGGATTCCTTCGGCCATTGATTTATCACCGGATGGTAAATGGAGCCACGAGTTGCTTCTCAAGCGAGCGAGTGATGACGAGATCCACGACGACCTCCAGGCCATGGGAATACCAATTTAG